In a single window of the Canis lupus dingo isolate Sandy chromosome 18, ASM325472v2, whole genome shotgun sequence genome:
- the MYBPC3 gene encoding LOW QUALITY PROTEIN: myosin-binding protein C, cardiac-type (The sequence of the model RefSeq protein was modified relative to this genomic sequence to represent the inferred CDS: substituted 1 base at 1 genomic stop codon): MPEPGKKPVSAFSKKPRSAEVAAGSPAVFEAETERSGVKVRWQRGGSDISASDKYGLAAEGTRHTLTVRDVGPADQGSYAVIAGSSKVKFDLKVIEAEKAETVPGPASVPAPAPAPAEAPGAPGEALASATEEKGGSSSPEGSSSAAPDGSGAPDDPIGLFVMRPQDGEVTAGGSITFSARVAGASLLKPPTVKWFKGKWVDLSSKAGQHLQLHSSYDRTSKVYLFELHITDAQPTSAGGYRCEVSTKDKFDSCNFNLTVHEAVGPGDLDLRSAFRRTSLAGSGRRISDSHEDAGTLDFSSLLKKRXAPGDSRLEAPAEEDVWEILRQASPSEYERIAFQHGVTDLRGMLKRLKGMKRDEKKSTAFQKKLEPAYQVSKGHKIRLTVELADPDADVKWLKNGQEIQMSGRYIFESVGAKRTLTISQCSLADDAAYQCVVGGEKCSTELFVKEPPVLITRPLEDQLVMVGQRVEFECEVSEEGAQVKWLKDGVELTREETFKYRFKKDGQRHHLIINEATLEDAGHYALRTSGGQALAELIVQEKKLEVYQSIADLTVGAKDQAVFKCEVSDENVRGVWLKNGKELVPDSRIKVSHIGRVHKLTIDDVTPADEADYSFVPEGFACNLSAKLHFMEVKIDFVPRQEPPKIHLDCPGRKPDTIVVVAGNKLRLDVPISGDPAPTVIWQKTITQKNKVPAGPAPDASGDAAASDEWVFDKKLLCETEGRVRVETTKDRSIFTVEGAEKEDEGVYVVTVKNPVGEDQVNLTVKVIDVPDAPAAPKISNVGEDSCTVQWEPPAYDGGQPVLGYILERKKKKSYRWMRLNFDLLRELSHEARRMIEGVVYEMRVYAVNAIGMSRPSPASQPFMPIGPPSEPTHLAVEDVTDTTVSLKWRPPERAGAGGLDGYSVEYCREDCSEWVTALQGLTEHTAVLVKDLPTGARLQFRVRAHNMAGPGAPVTTQEPVTVQEILQRPRLQLPRHLRQTIQRKVGEPVNLLIPFQGKPRPQVTWTKEGQPLAGEEVSIRNSPTDTILFIRAAHRAHSGTYQVMLRIENMEDKATLVLQIVDKPSPPQDIRVAEAWGFNVALEWKPPQDYGNTEIWGYTVQKADTKTMEWFTVLEHYRRTHCVVSELIIGNGYYFRVFSHNMVGPSDKAATTKEPVFIPRPGITYEPPSYKALDFSEAPSFTRPLVNRSVIAGYNATLCCAVRGSPKPKISWFKNGLDLGKDARFRMFSKQGVLTLEIRKPCPFDGGIYVCRAINLQGEAQCECRLEVRGGWGDMGGSRRGNTRVPRPPSPLQCLSDLAGSLAMGRCNRMPMAHGPGTWKDAGQATFLLLSVCAQVCILGWGWGGSIHRAVPLR, from the exons ATGCCTGAGCCAGGGAAGAAGCCAG tctcagcCTTCAGCAAGAAGCCGAGGTCGGCGGAGGTGGCCGCCGGCAGCCCTGCTGTGTTTGAGGCCGAGACCGAGCGATCAGGAGTAAAGGTGCGCTGGCAGCGGGGGGGCAGTGACATCAGCGCCAGTGACAAGTATGGCCTGGCAGCCGAGGGCACAAGGCACACTCTGACAGTGCGGGACGTGGGCCCTGCCGACCAGGGGTCCTACGCAGTCATCGCTGGCTCCTCCAAGGTCAAGTTTGACCTCAAGGTCATAGAAGCGG agaaggcagagactgtgCCGGGCCCTgcttctgtccctgcccctgcccctgctcctgctgagGCTCCCGGAGCCCCCGgagaagccctagcctcagccaCTGAGGAGAAAGGAGGCTCCTCAAGTCCCGAAG GGTCGAGCTCGGCAGCCCCTGATGGCTCCGGTGCCCCTGATGACCCCATCGGCCTCTTTGTGATGCGGCCACAGGACGGTGAAGTGACAGCAG GTGGCAGTATCACCTTCTCAGCACGTGTGGCCGGAGCCAGCCTCCTGAAGCCACCCACGGTCAAGTGGTTCAAAGGCAAGTGGGTGGATCTGAGCAGCAAAGCCGGCCAGCACCTGCAGCTGCACAGCAGCTATGACAGGACCAGCAAG GTCTACCTGTTTGAGTTGCACATTACAGATGCCCAGCCTACCTCTGCGGGCGGCTACCGCTGTGAGGTGTCCACCAAGGACAAGTTTGACAGCTGCAACTTCAATCTCACTGTCCACG AGGCTGTTGGCCCGGGAGACCTGGACCTCAGATCAGCTTTCCGCCGCAC gagcctGGCTGGCAGTGGTCGGCGTATCAG TGACAGCCACGAGGACGCAGGAACTCTGGACTTCAGCTCGCTGCTGAAGAAGAGGTGAGCTCCTGG GGACTCCAGGCTGGAGGCACCAGCCGAGGAGGACGTGTGGGAGATCCTGCGGCAGGCGTCGCCGTCCGAGTACGAGCGCATCGCCTTCCAGCACGGCGTCACCGACCTGCGTGGCATGCTCAAGAGGCTCAAGGGCATGAAGCGGGATGAGAAGAAGAGCACAG CCTTTCAGAAGAAGCTGGAGCCGGCCTACCAGGTGAGCAAGGGCCACAAGATCCGGCTGACTGTGGAGCTGGCCGACCCCGACGCTGACGTCAAGTGGCTTAAGAATGGACAGGAGATCCAGATGAGCGGCAG GTACATCTTTGAGTCCGTCGGGGCCAAGCGCACGCTGACCATCAGCCAGTGCTCGCTGGCGGACGACGCGGCCTACCAGTGCGTGGTGGGCGGGGAGAAGTGCAGCACCGAGCTCTTCGTCAAAG AGCCCCCCGTGCTGATCACTCGGCCCCTGGAAGACCAGCTGGTGATGGTGGGACAGCGGGTGGAGTTTGAGTGTGAGGTGTCCGAGGAGGGGGCCCAGGTCAAATG GCTGAAGGATGGGGTGGAGCTGACCAGGGAGGAGACCTTCAAATACCGGTTCAAGAAGGATGGCCAGAGACACCACTTGATCATCAACGAGGCGACGCTGGAGGACGCCGGGCACTACGCGCTGCGCACCAGTGGCGGCCAGGCGCTGGCCGAGCTCATCGTGCAGG AGAAGAAGCTAGAGGTGTACCAGAGCATTGCGGACCTGACGGTGGGCGCGAAGGACCAGGCGGTGTTCAAGTGTGAGGTGTCCGACGAGAATGTGCGGGGCGTGTGGCTGAAGAACGGGAAGGAGCTGGTGCCTGATAGCCGCATAAAGGTGTCCCACATAGGGCG AGTCCACAAACTGACCATTGACGACGTCACGCCTGCGGACGAGGCTGACTACAGCTTTGTGCCTGAAGGCTTTGCCTGCAACCTGTCGGCCAAGCTACACTTCATGG AGGTCAAGATCGACTTCGTGCCCAGGCAGG aacCTCCCAAGATCCACCTGGACTGCCCGGGCCGCAAGCCAGACACTATCGTGGTTGTGGCTGGGAACAAGCTACGCCTGGATGTCCCTATCTCTGGGGACCCTGCTCCCACTGTAATTTGGCAGAAGACCATCACACAG AAGAACAAGGTCCCAGCAGGGCCAGCGCCTGATGCCTCGGGGGATGCCGCTGCCAGTGACGAGTGGGTGTTTGACAAGAAG CTGCTGTGTGAGACCGAGGGCCGGGTCCGTGTGGAGACCACCAAGGACCGCAGCATCTTCACTGTGGAGGGGGCCGAGAAGGAAGACGAGGGTGTCTATGTCGTCACGGTGAAGAACCCCGTGGGCGAGGACCAGGTCAACCTCACAGTCAAGGTCATCG ATGTGCCGGATGCTCCTGCGGCCCCCAAGATCAGCAACGTGGGCGAGGACTCCTGCACCGTGCAGTGGGAGCCCCCAGCCTACGACGGTGGCCAGCCGGTCCTGG GCTACATCCTGGAGCGCAAGAAGAAGAAGAGCTACCGGTGGATGCGGCTCAACTTCGACCTGCTGCGGGAGCTGAGCCATGAGGCCCGGCGCATGATTGAGGGTGTGGTGTACGAGATGCGAGTCTACGCGGTCAACGCCATCGGCATGTCCAGGCCtagccctgcctcccagcccttcATGCCAATCG GCCCCCCGAGCGAGCCCACCCACCTGGCGGTGGAGGACGTGACGGACACCACCGTGTCCCTCAAGTGGAGGCCCCCGGAgcgcgcgggcgcgggcggcctGGACGGCTACAGCGTGGAGTACTGCCGGGAGGACT GCTCCGAGTGGGTGACGGCCCTGCAGGGGCTGACGGAGCACACGGCGGTGCTGGTGAAGGACCTGCCCACGGGGGCCCGGCTGCAGTTCCGGGTGCGCGCCCACAACATGGCAGGGCCCGGAGCCCCCGTCACCACCCAGGAGCCCGTGACGGTGCAGGAGATACTGC AGCGGCCCCGGCTCCAGTTGCCCAGGCACCTGCGCCAGACCATCCAGAGAAAGGTTGGGGAGCCCGTGAACCTCCTCATTCCTTTCCAG GGCAAGCCCCGGCCTCAGGTGACCTGGACCAAAGAGGGGCAGCCCCTGGCAGGCGAGGAGGTGAGCATCCGCAACAGCCCCACGGACACCATCCTGTTCATCCGGGCTGCCCACCGTGCCCACTCTGGCACCTACCAGGTGATGTTGCGGATCGAGAACATGGAGGACAAGGCCACGCTGGTCCTGCAGATCGTTG ACAAGCCAAGCCCTCCCCAGGATATTCGGGTCGCCGAAGCCTGGGGTTTCAATGTGGCTCTGGAGTGGAAGCCACCCCAGGATTATGGCAACACAGAAATCTGGGGTTACACAGTACAGAAAGCCGACACGAAGACCATG GAGTGGTTCACTGTCCTAGAGCATTACCGCCGCACTCACTGCGTGGTGTCAGAGCTCATCATTGGCAACGGCTACTACTTCCGGGTCTTCAGCCACAACATGGTGGGGCCCAGTGACAAAGCCGCCACCACCAAGGAGCCTGTCTTTATCCCCAGACCAG GCATCACGTACGAGCCACCCAGCTATAAGGCCCTGGACTTCTCGGAGGCCCCGAGCTTCACCCGCCCCCTGGTGAACCGCTCAGTCATCGCTGGCTACAATGCTACCCTCTGCTGTGCTGTGCGGGGTAGCCCCAAG CCCAAGATTTCCTGGTTCAAGAATGGCCTGGATCTGGGGAAGGATGCCCGCTTCCGCATGTTCAGCAAGCAGGGAGTGTTGACCCTGGAGATTAGAAAGCCCTGTCCCTTTGACGGGGGCATCTATGTCTGTAGGGCTATCAACTTACAAGGCGAGGCACAGTGTGAGTGCCGCCTGGAAGTACGAG GAGGCTGGGGGGACATGGGTGGTTCCAGGAGGGGAAACACACGTGTGCCACGGCCTCCTTCTCCCCTGCAGTGCCTCAGTGACCTGGCTGGCTCCCTGGCGATGGGCAG GTGCAACAGGATGCCGATGGCCCACGGCCCGGGAACCTGGAAGGACGCTGGACAAGCCACCTTCCTGCtgttgagtgtgtgtgcacaagtgtgtatcttggggtggggctgggggggaagCATCCATAGGGCAGTGCCCTTAAGATAA